A single genomic interval of Clostridium cylindrosporum DSM 605 harbors:
- the tsf gene encoding translation elongation factor Ts, with product MAITAKMVSELRERTGAGMMDCKKVLVETDGDMEKAVELLREKGLAAAAKKAGRVAAEGLVETYISEDGSRGAVAEVNCETDFVAKNEEFIALAKNVAKQAALSSAADVEALLAEKYIADESITVQEAVTALIAKLGENMSVRRFDRFETAGVLSQYIHGGGRIAVMVELDSAKTETAEMVAKELALQVAASNPLFLSRDIVSEDVLNKEREIYRQQALNDGKPEKVVEKMVEGRINKYFKEVCLLEQLWIRDQDFSITKLVEQKSKEQGSDIKVVRFARFEKGEGIEKKEEDFAEEVRKQAGLSK from the coding sequence ATGGCAATCACTGCAAAAATGGTTAGCGAGTTAAGAGAAAGAACTGGAGCAGGTATGATGGACTGTAAGAAGGTTCTAGTAGAAACTGATGGAGATATGGAAAAAGCTGTTGAGCTACTAAGAGAAAAGGGTCTTGCAGCAGCTGCTAAGAAGGCTGGTAGAGTAGCTGCAGAAGGTCTTGTTGAAACATACATATCTGAAGACGGATCAAGAGGAGCAGTTGCAGAAGTTAACTGTGAAACAGACTTCGTTGCTAAAAACGAAGAGTTCATAGCACTTGCTAAGAACGTTGCTAAGCAAGCAGCACTTTCATCAGCTGCTGATGTTGAAGCTTTATTAGCTGAAAAGTACATTGCAGATGAAAGCATTACAGTTCAAGAAGCAGTTACTGCACTAATTGCTAAGCTTGGAGAAAACATGTCAGTAAGAAGATTTGATAGATTTGAAACAGCTGGAGTTCTTTCACAATACATCCATGGTGGTGGAAGAATAGCTGTTATGGTTGAGCTTGACTCAGCTAAGACAGAAACTGCTGAAATGGTTGCTAAGGAACTTGCTCTACAAGTTGCAGCATCAAATCCTCTTTTCCTATCAAGAGACATTGTATCAGAAGATGTTCTTAATAAAGAAAGAGAAATATACAGACAACAAGCTCTTAATGATGGAAAGCCAGAAAAGGTTGTTGAAAAGATGGTTGAAGGAAGAATTAACAAGTACTTTAAGGAAGTATGTCTTCTTGAACAACTTTGGATAAGAGACCAAGATTTCTCTATAACTAAGCTTGTAGAACAAAAATCAAAGGAACAAGGATCAGACATTAAGGTTGTTAGATTTGCTAGATTTGAAAAAGGTGAAGGTATAGAAAAGAAAGAAGAAGACTTCGCTGAAGAAGTAAGAAAGCAAGCAGGACTAAGCAAGTAA
- the pyrH gene encoding UMP kinase, with product MNSPKYKRVMLKLSGEALAGKKGHGFDFDVVDRIANEVKELVESNIEVTMVVGGGNIWRGRNGVGMERSTSDYMGMLATCINSLAMQDSLERMGVHTRVQTAIEMKEVAEPFIRRRAVRHLEKGRVVIFAAGSGNPYFSTDTAAALRAAETDAEVILLAKKVDGVYDSDPNINPSAKKFDKLTFKEVLEKDLKVMDATATSLCKENDIPIIVFALDEPGNILKAITGEVTGTLVTN from the coding sequence ATGAATTCTCCTAAATATAAAAGAGTAATGCTAAAGCTAAGTGGAGAAGCGCTAGCTGGAAAAAAGGGACATGGTTTTGACTTTGACGTAGTAGATAGAATAGCAAATGAAGTTAAAGAACTAGTAGAATCAAATATAGAAGTTACTATGGTAGTTGGCGGAGGAAATATATGGAGAGGTAGAAATGGAGTAGGTATGGAAAGATCTACCTCAGATTATATGGGAATGCTTGCAACATGTATCAACTCTCTAGCTATGCAAGATTCCCTTGAAAGAATGGGAGTTCATACTCGTGTTCAAACTGCTATAGAAATGAAGGAAGTTGCTGAACCATTTATTAGAAGAAGAGCTGTAAGACACTTAGAGAAGGGAAGAGTAGTTATTTTTGCTGCTGGATCAGGTAATCCTTATTTCTCAACTGATACTGCAGCAGCCTTAAGAGCTGCTGAAACAGATGCTGAAGTAATACTTCTTGCTAAAAAAGTTGATGGAGTTTATGATTCAGACCCAAATATTAACCCAAGTGCTAAGAAATTTGATAAGTTAACCTTTAAGGAAGTTCTCGAAAAAGACCTAAAGGTTATGGATGCAACTGCAACATCACTTTGTAAGGAAAATGATATACCAATAATAGTATTTGCTTTAGATGAACCTGGTAATATTCTAAAGGCGATTACTGGAGAAGTAACGGGAACTCTAGTTACTAATTAA
- a CDS encoding phosphatidate cytidylyltransferase, with protein sequence MNIRLISALIAFPILVFFVVSGGYVFKVGIGIITAIAIYEYTKAYKPAKINVIWPIMALGFFISYLLIFLNKPGYSDVIIYFITLISMATPIFNQKYNVLSSAVTVIGYIYIVNFFELLIPIRAHQYGSSLIWLVLLISFFCDTFAYYIGKTFGKHKLCPIVSPKKTVEGSIGGIIGSVIGVVLWGVLNPGINFTWTTLIILGIVSSVISQVGDLSASIIKRYSGVKDYGKIMPGHGGILDRFDSILFTAPVVYYYIIFFIG encoded by the coding sequence ATGAATATTAGACTTATTAGCGCATTAATTGCATTTCCTATATTAGTGTTTTTTGTCGTAAGCGGAGGATATGTTTTCAAGGTAGGTATAGGAATAATTACTGCTATAGCAATTTATGAGTATACCAAGGCATATAAACCTGCTAAGATAAATGTAATTTGGCCTATAATGGCTTTAGGCTTTTTTATTTCATATTTATTAATATTTTTAAATAAACCTGGCTATAGTGATGTAATTATATATTTTATAACACTAATTTCAATGGCTACGCCAATATTTAATCAAAAGTATAATGTACTTAGCTCCGCTGTTACTGTAATAGGATATATTTATATTGTTAACTTTTTTGAGCTACTTATACCTATTAGAGCACACCAATATGGCTCTAGTCTAATATGGCTAGTTCTTTTAATTTCATTTTTCTGTGATACATTTGCCTATTACATAGGAAAAACATTTGGTAAACACAAGCTATGTCCCATAGTTAGTCCTAAGAAAACTGTAGAAGGGTCCATTGGTGGGATTATCGGTAGCGTGATTGGAGTTGTACTATGGGGAGTATTAAATCCAGGTATTAACTTTACTTGGACTACTCTAATTATTTTAGGGATAGTATCTTCGGTAATTTCCCAAGTAGGAGATCTTTCAGCATCGATTATTAAAAGATACTCAGGTGTAAAGGATTATGGAAAAATTATGCCAGGTCATGGTGGAATTTTAGATAGATTTGATAGCATACTTTTCACTGCACCAGTAGTATACTATTATATAATATTTTTTATAGGATGA
- the dprA gene encoding DNA-processing protein DprA: protein MSIFEKLWFTKVDIDKNIKLDILNKGIELKKLYNHSYENLLKLGLSLKDAMAFEKAKDSEYINKVIDYLDRENIRFVFITDKEYPALLKHIYMPPIGLFIKGCNINLNNSIGIVGARRASIYGKEVARKLAREISLNGITVISGLALGIDASAHIGSIEGSGITAAVIGSGHMHTYPKTNKHLYNEVLKKGCIISEYFPEQEPLKHRFPERNRIISGISKGTLVVEAGDKSGSLITANFALNQGREVYSIPGNIYSPTSIGCNKLIKEGAKIVIDVNDILEDFDCVKEISKEHKKNLDEDETNVVSCLESGNKSFEEVVNILNIPSNKLLVILSKLECRRIIKRVYGNYYSIYQT from the coding sequence TTGAGTATTTTTGAAAAACTATGGTTTACTAAAGTAGACATAGATAAAAACATAAAACTGGATATTTTAAATAAAGGAATAGAATTAAAGAAACTTTATAATCATAGCTATGAAAATTTATTAAAATTAGGACTATCTCTGAAAGATGCTATGGCATTTGAAAAAGCAAAAGACTCAGAGTATATCAATAAAGTTATTGATTATTTAGATAGAGAAAATATAAGATTTGTATTTATAACTGATAAGGAATATCCTGCTTTATTAAAACATATTTATATGCCACCTATAGGACTTTTTATTAAGGGGTGCAATATTAATCTTAATAACTCTATAGGGATAGTAGGTGCAAGACGTGCAAGTATTTATGGAAAGGAAGTAGCTAGAAAACTAGCAAGGGAAATCTCTTTAAATGGTATAACCGTTATTTCTGGTTTAGCATTAGGAATAGATGCTAGTGCACATATTGGTTCTATTGAAGGAAGTGGAATTACTGCAGCAGTAATTGGAAGTGGTCATATGCATACTTATCCCAAGACTAATAAACATCTTTATAATGAAGTTTTAAAAAAGGGATGTATTATTTCTGAATATTTTCCAGAACAAGAGCCATTAAAACATAGGTTTCCTGAAAGAAATAGAATTATAAGTGGAATATCCAAGGGTACTCTAGTAGTTGAAGCTGGAGATAAAAGTGGGTCTTTAATTACCGCAAACTTTGCTCTAAACCAAGGTAGAGAAGTATACTCTATTCCAGGAAACATATATTCACCTACAAGTATCGGCTGTAATAAGCTTATAAAAGAAGGTGCAAAGATTGTAATCGATGTTAATGATATATTAGAGGACTTCGATTGTGTCAAAGAAATTTCAAAAGAACATAAAAAGAATTTAGATGAAGATGAAACCAATGTAGTTTCTTGCTTGGAAAGTGGTAATAAAAGCTTTGAAGAAGTAGTAAATATCCTCAATATACCTTCAAATAAGCTTTTAGTAATTTTAAGTAAACTTGAGTGCAGAAGAATTATCAAGAGGGTTTATGGTAATTATTACTCAATTTACCAAACTTGA
- a CDS encoding isoprenyl transferase, which produces MIFKDFLKKKKKIEFHDLDMNNIPKHIAIIMDGNGRWAKKRGLPRSLGHKAGVETIREIVKTSSKIGVKFLTLYAFSTENWKRPKDEVNALMKLLLEYLKKEVEELNKNNVIINFIGDISMLPEICQDELKKAKEKTKDNSGLCLNLALNYGGRDEIVLAVKQIVKDVKNGLLDEENINQSTVSERLFTANMDDPDIIIRPSGEYRLSNFLLWQSAYSEFWFSNIFWPDFTSNHLYHAIIDFQKRDRRFGGIKK; this is translated from the coding sequence ATGATATTTAAAGATTTTTTGAAAAAAAAGAAAAAAATAGAGTTCCACGATTTAGATATGAATAATATACCTAAACATATTGCTATTATAATGGATGGGAATGGTAGATGGGCTAAAAAAAGAGGACTCCCTAGAAGTCTGGGGCATAAAGCTGGAGTAGAAACTATAAGAGAAATTGTTAAGACTTCATCTAAAATAGGGGTGAAATTCCTAACCCTATACGCTTTTTCTACAGAAAATTGGAAAAGACCAAAGGATGAAGTAAATGCTTTAATGAAACTATTATTAGAATATCTTAAAAAAGAGGTTGAAGAACTTAACAAAAATAATGTTATTATTAATTTTATTGGTGACATTTCCATGTTACCTGAAATTTGTCAAGATGAACTTAAAAAGGCTAAAGAAAAAACTAAAGATAACTCGGGACTTTGCTTAAATCTTGCTCTAAATTATGGAGGAAGAGATGAAATTGTTTTAGCTGTAAAGCAAATTGTAAAAGATGTAAAAAATGGATTATTAGATGAAGAGAATATAAATCAATCTACAGTATCTGAAAGACTTTTTACAGCTAATATGGATGATCCTGATATAATAATTAGACCAAGTGGTGAATATAGATTAAGTAACTTCTTACTTTGGCAGTCTGCTTATAGTGAATTTTGGTTTTCTAATATATTTTGGCCTGACTTTACTTCTAATCACCTTTACCATGCAATAATTGACTTCCAAAAAAGAGATAGAAGGTTTGGAGGAATAAAAAAATAA
- the frr gene encoding ribosome recycling factor produces the protein MIKEVISASEDKMKKSIEVLSKELQGLKAGRANPSMLDRVVVDYYGTPTPISGLASVSTPEARMIVIQPWDKSAMKEIEKAIQKSDLGLNPTNDGQVIRLLVPELTEETRKNLVKVVKKNGEDAKVAIRSIRRDANDKLKALKKEGASEDEVKSAEEVIQKKTDSFVKEIDRLVDAKEKEILTV, from the coding sequence ATGATAAAGGAAGTTATATCTGCTTCAGAAGATAAAATGAAAAAATCTATAGAAGTTTTATCGAAGGAACTTCAAGGTCTAAAGGCAGGAAGAGCAAACCCTTCAATGCTTGATAGAGTTGTAGTAGACTATTATGGAACTCCAACACCTATTTCAGGTCTTGCGTCTGTATCAACTCCTGAAGCTAGAATGATAGTTATTCAGCCATGGGATAAAAGTGCGATGAAAGAAATTGAAAAGGCTATTCAAAAATCTGATCTTGGACTTAATCCTACAAACGATGGTCAAGTTATAAGACTTCTTGTTCCTGAGTTAACAGAAGAAACAAGAAAAAATCTTGTGAAGGTTGTTAAGAAAAACGGAGAAGATGCAAAGGTTGCTATTAGATCCATAAGAAGAGATGCAAATGATAAGTTAAAAGCTCTTAAAAAAGAAGGTGCTTCAGAAGATGAAGTGAAGTCTGCAGAAGAAGTTATCCAAAAGAAAACAGATAGTTTCGTTAAAGAAATCGATAGGCTTGTTGATGCTAAAGAAAAGGAGATTCTAACTGTATAA
- the topA gene encoding type I DNA topoisomerase, with the protein MAQSLVIVESPAKAKTIGKFLGKNFKVHASMGHVRDLPKSQIGVDIDNNYEPKYITIRGKGEILSTLKKEAKKSDKIYLATDPDREGEAISWHLAHALGLNNDDSIRIEFNEITKTAVKSAIKNPRRINNNLVYAQQARRIVDRLVGYQISPILWRKIKWGLSAGRVQSVAVKLICDREKEIREFIPKEYWSLTAKLKAKGGVFEAKFHGKGKTKLPLDNENDVNKILDEIKSKDFVVHEVKKSERKRVPPAPFITSTLQQEAYKKINFSTKKTMSVAQQLYEGIDIKGEGTVGLITYMRTDSTRLSTEAQDSAKSFIEEEYGKEYLSPINRVYKSKGTSQDAHEAVRPTSALRTPEKIKDSLTNDQFKLYKLIWSRFIASQMSDAIFNSVSVDVTVGEYLFKASGSTIKFPGFLNTYKIDDDDESKKLPELNEGEVLISKGIEPKQHFTQPPARYTEASLVKTLEENGIGRPSTYAPIISTITDRGYVLKDKKTLAPTELGEIVTELLIEYFNNIVNVEFTANMEKKLDEIEAGSEEWREVVNNFYSPLKDLIETAEEQIAKISIEEPVEVTDILCDKCGKNMVIKHGRYGKFLACPDYPECKNTKPILEEIDVPCPKCESTIVIRRSKKGRTFYGCSSYPECDFVSWNKPTNKKCPVCGEILYEKATKKETKLICNNGDYEEKIENNPDDEKIN; encoded by the coding sequence ATGGCTCAGTCCCTGGTTATAGTGGAATCGCCAGCCAAGGCTAAAACAATTGGTAAATTTCTAGGAAAGAATTTTAAAGTTCATGCATCAATGGGACATGTAAGAGATCTTCCAAAGAGCCAAATAGGCGTCGATATAGATAATAACTATGAACCTAAATACATAACAATTAGAGGTAAAGGTGAAATTTTAAGTACATTAAAAAAGGAAGCTAAAAAAAGTGATAAAATATATCTTGCTACCGACCCTGATAGGGAAGGTGAAGCTATCTCTTGGCATTTAGCACATGCTTTAGGTTTAAATAACGATGATAGTATAAGAATTGAGTTTAATGAAATAACTAAAACCGCTGTCAAATCAGCAATAAAGAATCCACGCAGAATAAATAATAACTTAGTATATGCACAGCAAGCTAGAAGAATAGTTGATAGACTCGTGGGTTATCAAATAAGTCCTATACTTTGGAGAAAGATTAAATGGGGACTTAGTGCAGGTAGAGTACAGTCTGTTGCTGTTAAGTTGATTTGTGATAGAGAAAAAGAAATTAGAGAATTTATTCCAAAAGAATATTGGTCTTTAACCGCAAAGCTTAAAGCTAAAGGAGGAGTATTTGAAGCTAAGTTTCATGGCAAAGGTAAAACGAAACTTCCCCTTGATAATGAAAATGACGTAAATAAGATACTAGATGAAATTAAATCTAAAGACTTTGTTGTACATGAAGTGAAGAAAAGTGAGAGAAAAAGAGTACCTCCTGCACCTTTTATAACAAGTACACTTCAACAAGAAGCTTACAAAAAAATAAACTTTTCAACTAAGAAAACAATGTCTGTTGCCCAACAATTGTATGAAGGTATTGACATTAAAGGTGAAGGTACTGTTGGTCTTATAACGTATATGAGAACCGACTCAACAAGATTATCTACGGAAGCCCAGGATTCAGCTAAAAGCTTTATCGAAGAGGAATATGGTAAAGAATATTTATCACCTATTAATAGAGTTTATAAATCAAAAGGGACATCTCAAGATGCTCATGAAGCTGTTAGACCAACATCAGCCCTAAGAACACCTGAAAAAATCAAAGATTCTTTAACTAATGATCAATTTAAACTTTATAAACTTATATGGAGTAGATTTATAGCTAGCCAAATGAGTGATGCTATTTTTAATTCAGTTTCTGTTGATGTTACTGTAGGTGAATATCTTTTTAAAGCATCAGGGAGCACCATAAAGTTTCCAGGCTTTCTTAATACATATAAAATTGATGACGACGATGAATCTAAGAAATTACCTGAGCTTAATGAAGGAGAAGTACTTATTTCAAAGGGTATTGAACCTAAACAACATTTTACTCAACCACCTGCTAGATATACAGAAGCAAGCTTAGTTAAAACCCTTGAAGAAAACGGAATTGGAAGACCTAGTACATATGCACCAATAATAAGTACAATTACAGATAGAGGCTATGTTTTAAAAGATAAAAAAACATTGGCACCAACTGAACTTGGGGAAATTGTTACTGAACTACTAATCGAATACTTTAACAATATAGTTAACGTTGAATTTACAGCTAATATGGAAAAAAAACTTGATGAAATAGAAGCTGGCAGTGAAGAGTGGAGAGAGGTTGTTAATAACTTCTATTCCCCACTTAAGGACCTTATTGAAACTGCGGAAGAACAAATAGCAAAAATTAGTATTGAAGAACCTGTTGAAGTTACAGACATACTTTGTGATAAATGTGGTAAGAATATGGTTATAAAGCATGGTAGATACGGAAAGTTTTTAGCTTGTCCTGATTATCCTGAGTGTAAAAATACAAAACCAATTCTTGAAGAAATTGATGTTCCTTGTCCTAAATGTGAATCTACCATTGTAATAAGAAGAAGTAAAAAGGGTAGAACTTTTTATGGATGTAGCTCATACCCTGAATGTGATTTCGTTAGCTGGAACAAGCCAACAAATAAAAAATGTCCTGTTTGTGGAGAGATTCTTTATGAAAAAGCAACGAAAAAAGAAACAAAACTTATATGTAATAATGGAGATTACGAAGAAAAAATAGAAAATAATCCTGATGATGAAAAAATAAATTAA
- a CDS encoding AI-2E family transporter, whose amino-acid sequence MIKENKAILKAVVITFIIVILLKISLVFLWPFLFSLILVLIMEPIVKYFISKGFKRNLSVIFTFTIFSMLILIFGAYIWSYIGERLVLFTDSIPKLIDSYKDFPILNTLNENYERILIELKNIIIEYKEKILTTIISTFNGFIYVFIVVLAAVFMSIDLDYLSRSLRFLLGDSIYRPIRKSLVNINILLSIEFKLVSITVIVTTISFMVLGFKDPLSIGIICGILDLLPIVGPLIIFLPIIIYLITVKQIFIAMGLIFTYILIIVLRQIVEIKLLQGNLVLKPIFVIFSLYCGVLLFGGLGVLLGPLVLIMFKEIYRSLEKGDLTHI is encoded by the coding sequence ATGATAAAAGAAAACAAGGCAATACTTAAGGCTGTAGTAATTACTTTTATAATTGTAATACTGCTTAAGATTAGTCTTGTTTTTTTATGGCCATTTCTATTTTCATTGATTCTAGTGCTTATAATGGAACCTATAGTAAAGTACTTTATATCAAAGGGATTTAAAAGAAATTTATCTGTTATATTTACATTTACTATTTTCTCTATGCTTATTCTTATATTCGGGGCCTATATTTGGAGTTATATCGGAGAAAGATTAGTACTATTTACAGATAGTATACCAAAGCTCATAGATTCATATAAAGATTTTCCTATTCTGAATACTTTAAATGAAAATTATGAAAGAATATTAATAGAATTAAAAAATATAATTATAGAGTATAAGGAAAAAATATTAACTACTATAATATCAACATTTAATGGGTTCATATATGTTTTTATAGTAGTTTTAGCAGCAGTATTTATGAGTATTGATCTTGATTATCTGTCTAGAAGTTTAAGGTTTTTATTAGGAGATAGTATATATAGACCTATAAGAAAGTCTTTAGTAAACATTAACATATTATTATCTATAGAGTTTAAACTAGTTAGTATTACTGTTATAGTAACTACTATTTCCTTTATGGTATTGGGATTTAAAGACCCTTTATCAATAGGAATAATTTGTGGTATACTTGACTTATTACCTATAGTAGGCCCTTTAATAATTTTCTTGCCAATTATAATATACTTAATAACAGTAAAACAAATTTTTATAGCAATGGGTTTGATTTTTACATATATTCTAATAATAGTATTAAGACAGATTGTAGAGATAAAACTTTTACAAGGAAATCTTGTTTTAAAACCTATTTTTGTTATATTCTCATTATATTGTGGAGTACTATTATTTGGAGGTTTGGGAGTATTATTGGGACCACTTGTACTAATAATGTTCAAGGAAATCTATAGGAGCTTAGAGAAAGGGGACCTTACACATATATGA
- the codY gene encoding GTP-sensing pleiotropic transcriptional regulator CodY, with protein MSTLLDKTRRLNKILQKTATEAVMFSDICKTLSDVMDCNVYVASRKGKILGHGIKDEYEAELVKDRLLKDNKFSEEYNAMLLQITESRPNLTDGEYSAFGASEQNINSNKAITIIPIIGNRERLGTLILARYSKEFNDEDLVLAEYSSAIVGMEIIRSRHDEIEEEARKKAVVQLALGTLSYSELEAVERIFSELDGNEGLLVASKIADKVGITRSVIVNALRKFESAGVIESRSLGMKGTHIKILNDKLIEELDKLKN; from the coding sequence ATGTCAACACTATTAGATAAAACAAGAAGATTGAACAAAATATTACAAAAAACAGCTACTGAAGCTGTTATGTTTTCAGATATTTGTAAAACTTTAAGTGATGTAATGGATTGTAATGTATATGTAGCAAGTAGAAAAGGAAAAATTTTAGGCCATGGTATTAAAGATGAATATGAGGCTGAATTAGTTAAGGATAGATTATTAAAAGATAATAAATTTTCTGAAGAGTATAATGCTATGCTTCTTCAAATCACAGAAAGTAGACCTAATCTTACAGATGGTGAATATTCTGCCTTTGGTGCTTCAGAGCAAAATATTAATAGTAATAAGGCAATAACTATTATACCGATTATAGGTAATAGAGAGAGACTTGGTACTTTAATTCTTGCTAGATATTCAAAGGAATTTAATGATGAAGATTTAGTTCTTGCAGAATATAGCTCTGCAATTGTTGGAATGGAAATAATAAGATCAAGACATGATGAAATAGAAGAAGAAGCAAGAAAGAAGGCTGTTGTTCAGTTAGCACTTGGAACACTTTCATATTCTGAACTTGAAGCAGTTGAGCGTATTTTTAGTGAATTAGATGGAAATGAAGGACTTCTTGTTGCAAGTAAAATTGCTGATAAAGTTGGAATTACAAGATCTGTAATTGTTAATGCATTAAGAAAGTTTGAAAGTGCTGGAGTAATAGAGTCAAGATCTCTTGGTATGAAGGGAACACATATAAAGATTCTTAACGACAAACTTATTGAAGAATTAGATAAGTTAAAAAACTAG
- the rpsB gene encoding 30S ribosomal protein S2: MSVISMKQLLEAGVHFGHQTRRWNPKMGEYIFTERNGIYIIDLQKTVKKMEEAYDFVKEASVDGCEVLFVGTKKQAQDSVKEEAARCGMHFVSERWLGGMLTNFKTIRARIQRLMDLEKMQEDGTFDLLPKKEVIKLKHEMEKLEKNLGGIKNMNRTPDVLFVVDPRKEKNAVAEAKILGIPVVGIVDTNCDPDEVDYVIPGNDDAIRAVKLIAGKIAEAIIEGRQGEQTAE; encoded by the coding sequence ATGTCAGTAATATCAATGAAACAACTACTAGAAGCTGGTGTACACTTTGGACACCAAACAAGAAGATGGAACCCTAAAATGGGAGAATACATCTTCACAGAAAGAAATGGAATTTATATCATCGACTTACAAAAAACTGTAAAGAAGATGGAAGAAGCTTATGATTTCGTTAAGGAAGCTTCAGTAGATGGATGTGAAGTACTATTTGTTGGTACTAAGAAGCAAGCTCAAGATTCAGTTAAGGAAGAAGCTGCAAGATGCGGAATGCACTTTGTAAGTGAAAGATGGCTTGGAGGAATGCTTACAAACTTCAAAACTATCAGAGCTAGAATCCAAAGACTTATGGATCTTGAAAAGATGCAAGAAGATGGAACTTTTGATCTTCTACCTAAGAAAGAAGTTATCAAGCTTAAGCATGAAATGGAAAAACTTGAAAAGAACCTTGGTGGTATCAAGAACATGAACAGAACACCAGATGTTCTATTCGTAGTAGATCCAAGAAAAGAAAAGAATGCTGTAGCTGAAGCTAAGATATTAGGAATTCCTGTTGTTGGTATCGTAGATACAAACTGTGATCCAGATGAAGTGGATTATGTAATACCAGGAAATGACGATGCTATTAGAGCCGTAAAGCTGATAGCTGGAAAGATAGCAGAAGCTATTATCGAAGGAAGACAAGGCGAACAAACTGCTGAATAA
- a CDS encoding NAD(P)/FAD-dependent oxidoreductase, which translates to MTKKLKVGIIGAGAAGITAAIFISRFGGEVFLFEQLDRVGKKILATGNGRCNMTNTGIDISRFHGENPKFAFSALKEFSSYDSMDFFHELGVLCKEEDGGKVYPYSDQASSVLDVLRYELESQGIKERVLTTIEKVSKTDKGFVLLSSTKEKFLVDKVVIATGGKSSPKLGSKGIGYKIAKDLGHSIINPVPALVQLKLDYENLKAIKGVKFIGNAAIISQGKTIKEYDGEILFTDYGISGPPILQLSRTAMFAYNNEETPYIKVDMFKDLNYEEFMSLIKERLSTANNKPIDFALIGLINKKLIPIVLKDAGIINLKKLCKDISKKEIESLCKILKGWTFKISGCTGWEFSQVTAGGVNVKEVNPKTLESKIIKGLFFAGEVLDIDGDCGGFNLQWAWSSGYLVANNIFHD; encoded by the coding sequence ATGACAAAAAAACTGAAAGTTGGAATTATTGGTGCTGGTGCAGCAGGAATAACAGCAGCTATATTTATATCACGCTTTGGTGGTGAGGTATTCCTATTTGAACAATTAGATAGAGTAGGTAAAAAAATACTAGCAACAGGTAATGGAAGATGCAATATGACTAACACTGGAATCGATATATCAAGGTTTCATGGAGAAAATCCTAAGTTTGCATTTTCAGCCTTAAAAGAATTTAGTTCATATGATTCTATGGATTTCTTTCATGAACTTGGAGTTCTTTGTAAGGAAGAAGATGGGGGTAAAGTATATCCCTATAGCGATCAAGCATCTAGTGTATTAGATGTATTAAGGTATGAATTAGAATCTCAAGGAATAAAGGAAAGAGTATTAACTACAATAGAAAAGGTTAGTAAAACTGATAAAGGTTTTGTTTTACTAAGTAGTACTAAAGAAAAGTTTTTAGTTGATAAAGTAGTAATTGCTACAGGGGGGAAATCTTCTCCAAAGTTAGGGTCAAAGGGAATAGGGTATAAAATAGCAAAGGATTTAGGTCATAGTATAATAAATCCAGTTCCTGCACTAGTTCAACTAAAATTAGATTATGAAAATCTAAAGGCAATTAAAGGTGTAAAATTTATAGGTAATGCAGCAATTATATCTCAAGGTAAGACCATAAAGGAGTATGATGGAGAGATTCTATTTACTGACTATGGTATTTCAGGTCCACCTATTTTACAACTAAGTAGAACCGCAATGTTTGCATATAATAATGAAGAAACTCCTTATATAAAAGTAGATATGTTTAAAGACCTAAACTATGAAGAATTTATGTCACTAATTAAAGAAAGATTATCTACTGCCAATAATAAACCAATTGATTTTGCTCTTATTGGATTAATTAATAAGAAGTTGATTCCCATTGTATTAAAAGATGCTGGAATAATAAATTTAAAAAAGTTATGTAAAGATATATCTAAGAAGGAAATTGAATCACTATGTAAAATTCTTAAAGGCTGGACCTTTAAGATATCAGGATGTACAGGATGGGAGTTTTCTCAAGTTACTGCTGGAGGCGTTAATGTAAAAGAAGTTAACCCTAAAACACTTGAATCTAAAATTATAAAAGGGCTGTTTTTTGCAGGTGAAGTTTTAGATATTGATGGCGATTGTGGTGGGTTTAACTTGCAGTGGGCGTGGTCCTCAGGTTATCTTGTAGCAAACAATATATTTCATGATTAA